Proteins from a single region of Methanoculleus taiwanensis:
- a CDS encoding fasciclin domain-containing protein has product MKSILETLEDSGDFSTFVQLVKEAGMENRLTNQGPYTVFVPTDSAFARVSEERMKEITADTDTITIILAYHVVPGTLTSETLRTVETVRSLLGTELVIRSSNKGITVNGVPIVEADAFCDNGICHAIDAALMPPALEVTIL; this is encoded by the coding sequence ATGAAGAGCATTCTCGAAACACTGGAAGATTCGGGGGATTTTTCCACATTTGTACAGCTGGTAAAAGAAGCGGGGATGGAGAACCGGCTTACGAACCAGGGGCCGTATACGGTCTTTGTCCCCACCGACAGCGCATTTGCACGGGTTTCGGAGGAGAGGATGAAGGAGATCACGGCGGATACCGATACGATCACCATTATCCTTGCCTACCACGTCGTCCCGGGGACGCTGACCTCCGAGACCCTCCGCACCGTCGAAACGGTGCGGTCGCTGCTCGGAACCGAGCTTGTGATCCGCTCGTCCAATAAGGGAATCACCGTCAACGGCGTGCCCATCGTCGAGGCGGACGCGTTCTGCGATAACGGGATCTGCCATGCCATCGACGCGGCGCTGATGCCGCCGGCTCTGGAAGTGACGATACTCTAA
- a CDS encoding fasciclin domain-containing protein, protein MATILETLRQSEDLNTFVNLVEIADLKGMLNDRGPFTVFAPTDGAFESLSGEALHDLKQNKNRLADVLMWHIVVGVLRLEEVPGMRNPTIKTLQGSELNVSIIDEEFRVNDARIVTGNIGCDNGVIHIIDGVLMQAMAEIVAR, encoded by the coding sequence ATGGCAACCATTCTTGAAACACTGCGGCAGTCGGAAGACCTGAACACCTTCGTCAACCTGGTGGAGATAGCCGATCTGAAGGGAATGCTGAACGATCGCGGCCCGTTCACCGTCTTTGCCCCGACGGACGGCGCTTTTGAAAGCCTCTCGGGGGAGGCGCTGCACGACCTGAAACAGAATAAGAACCGGCTTGCCGACGTTCTCATGTGGCATATCGTCGTCGGGGTGCTGCGGCTCGAGGAGGTTCCCGGCATGCGCAATCCGACGATCAAGACGCTGCAGGGCAGCGAGCTCAACGTCTCGATCATCGACGAGGAGTTCCGCGTGAACGACGCACGCATCGTCACGGGGAATATCGGCTGCGACAACGGGGTGATCCATATCATCGACGGCGTGCTCATGCAGGCGATGGCCGAGATCGTCGCACGGTGA
- a CDS encoding PAS domain-containing protein, producing the protein MSESVENYPAGEMHASLQELRRKVGTADRRLIDLLTADLEALEARARNAEEECDRLRAGQESEACFRSIFEEAGIGIVLTDRDWRVVRSNPAFRRMLGYSAEELRGMRIADFTHPADIDENSALFAEAVAGKKNGYRMEKRYLTKAGEIVLVCLTATVIRDDAGKMQYLIGMQEDITAQKQAEEALRESEERYRMTFTESRAIMLVVDPETGAIVDANPAACSFYGYPYDRITEMTVGDLNMLPAEEVPREMQRAQRGEREQFVFHHRLANGENRAVEVFSAPVAVGGRTLLYSIVHDITRQKTLEAELRRTGERFKRIFNESPVGIQYFNTAGRLLHTNRACLAILGVPRRNGMHGYNIFKDPFIPELLKNRLRRGEGGHTTVTIDLGLAREQGLYATTKSGTRSAEIYTSPVIDRETDAITGFLVQILDVTDRTVMEAIRQRAFDQIERNMEQFAILGDHIRHPLQVIQAHADLLENEETAERFREQVRRVNRYITELDAGWVESRKIREFLQRNELL; encoded by the coding sequence GAAGCCCTCGAAGCACGCGCCCGGAACGCCGAAGAGGAATGCGACCGGCTCCGTGCCGGGCAGGAGAGCGAAGCGTGCTTCCGGAGCATCTTTGAGGAGGCGGGTATCGGGATCGTCCTTACAGACCGGGACTGGAGAGTCGTCCGGTCGAACCCGGCGTTCCGGCGGATGCTCGGCTACTCCGCAGAAGAACTCCGGGGCATGCGGATCGCCGATTTTACCCACCCGGCCGATATCGATGAGAACAGCGCGCTCTTTGCCGAGGCCGTCGCAGGGAAGAAGAACGGCTACCGGATGGAGAAACGGTATCTCACGAAAGCGGGGGAGATCGTTCTGGTGTGCCTGACCGCGACGGTGATCAGGGACGACGCCGGAAAGATGCAGTATCTCATCGGCATGCAGGAGGATATCACCGCGCAGAAGCAGGCGGAGGAGGCGCTGCGGGAGAGCGAGGAGCGCTACCGGATGACCTTCACCGAGAGCCGGGCGATCATGCTGGTCGTCGACCCGGAGACCGGAGCGATCGTCGATGCAAATCCCGCGGCCTGCTCCTTCTACGGGTACCCGTACGACCGGATCACCGAAATGACGGTCGGCGATCTGAATATGCTTCCCGCAGAAGAGGTCCCTCGCGAGATGCAGCGGGCGCAGCGTGGGGAGAGAGAGCAGTTCGTCTTTCACCACCGGCTCGCGAACGGTGAGAACCGTGCCGTGGAGGTCTTTTCAGCCCCTGTCGCCGTCGGCGGACGCACCCTGCTCTATAGCATCGTGCACGACATCACCCGGCAGAAAACACTCGAAGCGGAACTCCGGAGAACCGGGGAGCGATTCAAGCGGATCTTCAACGAATCCCCGGTCGGCATCCAGTACTTCAACACCGCCGGCAGGCTGCTCCATACCAACCGGGCGTGCCTTGCTATCCTCGGCGTGCCGAGGAGGAACGGCATGCACGGCTACAATATCTTCAAAGATCCGTTCATCCCCGAACTGCTGAAAAACCGGCTCCGGCGCGGCGAAGGGGGGCATACCACCGTCACCATCGACCTCGGCCTCGCGCGGGAGCAGGGGCTTTACGCGACGACGAAGTCCGGGACGCGCTCCGCCGAGATCTATACAAGTCCGGTGATCGACCGCGAGACCGACGCGATCACGGGGTTTTTAGTCCAGATCCTCGATGTGACCGACCGGACGGTCATGGAAGCGATCCGGCAGCGGGCTTTCGATCAGATCGAGCGGAACATGGAGCAGTTCGCCATCCTCGGCGACCATATCCGCCATCCGCTTCAGGTAATCCAGGCACATGCCGACCTGCTCGAGAATGAAGAGACCGCCGAACGGTTCCGCGAACAGGTCAGACGGGTCAACAGGTACATCACCGAACTCGATGCCGGATGGGTCGAGAGCCGGAAGATCCGGGAGTTCCTGCAGCGGAACGAACTCTTGTGA